One genomic window of Phoenix dactylifera cultivar Barhee BC4 chromosome 6, palm_55x_up_171113_PBpolish2nd_filt_p, whole genome shotgun sequence includes the following:
- the LOC113461179 gene encoding trihelix transcription factor ASIL1-like, with translation MTGSGVVERHTRPPALAAAAAAARKPAPGQPWSHLETVHLIEAYEEKWYSLKRGQLKAHQWEEVAAALAARCGFDGLSKNGTQCRHKIEKLRKRYRAERLRPNPSAWPYFDRMDRMERGPLPISVRPPVSPAAAAAAAVGEPSSEEDEDEEDEEEERMASNTRSINGILREGNWGFSRVSRNPRSRKRRAFEEEEEEDDDDDEEEEEEGMGGRGEALSQLAVVVRMFGEELVRMEKRRMEVLRQVKRDWMEMEAKRAEMVMESQQCLVDTIANAFSSLKKAKKSQDS, from the coding sequence ATGACCGGCAGTGGAGTAGTGGAGCGCCACACCCGCCCGCCGGCgctggcagcggcggcggcggcggcgaggaaGCCCGCTCCCGGCCAGCCCTGGTCCCACTTGGAGACGGTCCACCTCATCGAGGCCTACGAGGAGAAGTGGTACTCCCTCAAGCGTGGACAGCTCAAGGCCCATCAGTGGGAGGAGGTCGCCGCCGCCCTCGCCGCCCGATGCGGCTTCGACGGCCTCTCCAAGAACGGCACCCAGTGCCGCCACAAGATCGAGAAGCTCCGCAAGCGCTACCGCGCCGAGCGCCTCCGCCCCAACCCCTCCGCCTGGCCCTACTTCGACCGCATGGACCGCATGGAGCGCGGTCCCCTCCCGATCTCCGTCCGTCCCCCGGTCtcgcccgccgccgccgccgccgccgcagttGGCGAGCCCTCCAGCGAGGAGGACGAGGACGAggaagatgaggaggaggagcggaTGGCGAGCAACACCAGGAGCATCAACGGCATCCTCCGGGAGGGAAACTGGGGGTTTTCTAGGGTTTCGAGGAATCCCAGGTCCAGAAAAAGGCGAGCtttcgaggaggaggaggaggaggacgacgacgacgacgaagaagaggaggaggaggggatggGAGGGCGAGGGGAGGCGCTGTCGCAGCTGGCGGTGGTGGTGAGAATGTTTGGAGAAGAGCTGGTGAggatggagaagaggaggatggaGGTGCTGAGGCAGGTGAAGAGGGATTGGATGGAGATGGAGGCGAAAAGGGCCGAGATGGTTATGGAATCGCAGCAGTGCCTCGTGGACACCATCGCCAATGCTTTCTCTTCTCTAAAGAAGGCCAAGAAGTCCCAGGATTCGTGA
- the LOC103697540 gene encoding phospho-2-dehydro-3-deoxyheptonate aldolase 1, chloroplastic-like has product MALATGSSSSLSTKSLLPPSGGGGGHQLHLPSLLRAAGRRPYPRPISAVHAAEPAKNPVVADKQKAAFSARPGKWAVDSWRTKKALQLPEYPNEEELESVLRTIESFPPIVFAGEARHLEERLAEAALGEAFLLQGGDCAESFKEFNANNIRDTFRILLQMGAVLMFGGQMPVVKVGRMAGQFAKPRSESFEEKDGVKLPSYRGDNINGDAFDEKSRTPDPQRMIRAYCQAAATLNLLRAFATGGYAAMQRVTQWNLDFTGHSEQGDRYRELAHRVDEALGFMAAAGLTVDHPIMTTTDFWTSHECLLLPYEQALTREDSTSGLYYDCSAHFLWVGERTRQLDGAHVEFLRGVANPLGIKVSNKMDPKELVKLIEILNPQNKPGRITVITRMGAENMRVKLPHLIRAVRQAGQIVTWVSDPMHGNTIKAPCGLKTRPFDSILAEVRAFFDVHEQEGSHPGGVHLEMTGQNVTECLGGSRTVTFDDLSSRYHTHCDPRLNASQSLELAFIIAERLRRRRIASGPLNQHSRPGSLPSMGL; this is encoded by the exons ATGGCCCTCGCCACCGGCTCCTCCTCCTCACTCTctaccaaatccctcctcccgCCTTCCGGCGGTGGCGGCGGGCATCAACTCCAcctcccctccctcctccgCGCCGCCGGGCGGCGGCCCTACCCCCGACCCATCTCCGCCGTCCACGCGGCGGAGCCCGCCAAGAACCCCGTCGTCGCCGACAAGCAGAAGGCTGCTTTCTCTGCGCGGCCGGGGAAGTGGGCGGTGGACAGCTGGCGGACGAAGAAGGCGCTGCAGCTGCCGGAGTACCCGAACGAGGAGGAGCTGGAGTCGGTGCTCCGGACGATCGAGAGCTTCCCGCCGATCGTGTTCGCCGGAGAGGCCCGGCACCTGGAGGAGCGCCTTGCGGAGGCCGCCCTCGGCGAGGCCTTTCTCCTTCAGGGCGGCGACTGCGCCGAGAGCTTCAAGGAGTTCAACGCCAACAACATCCGTGACACCTTCCGCATCCTCCTCCAGATGGGCGCCGTCCTCATGTTCGGCGGTCAGATGCCTGTCGTCAAG gtGGGGAGGATGGCGGGGCAGTTTGCGAAGCCGAGGTCGGAGTCGTTCGAGGAGAAGGACGGGGTGAAGCTGCCGAGCTACAGGGGGGACAACATCAATGGCGACGCGTTCGACGAGAAGTCGAGAACGCCGGACCCGCAGAGGATGATCAGGGCTTACTGCCAGGCGGCGGCGACGCTCAACCTTCTCCGCGCCTTCGCTACCGGTGGATACGCGGCCATGCAGCGTGTTACCCAGTGGAACCTCGATTTCACGGGGCACAGCGAGCAGGGCGACAG GTATAGGGAGTTGGCCCACCGGGTGGATGAGGCTCTAGGGTTCATGGCTGCTGCCGGGCTCACCGTCGACCATCCCATCATGACCACCACCGACTTCTGGACCTCCCATGAGTGCCTCCTGCTTCCCTACGAGCAGGCCCTTACTCGCGAGGACTCCACTTCTGGCCTCTACTATGATTGCTCTGCTCACTTCCTTTGGGTCGGTGAGCGCACCCGCCAGCTTGACGGTGCTCACGTCGAGTTCCTCCGAGGCGTCGCCAATCCCCTAGGCATCAAG GTGAGCAATAAGATGGACCCGAAGGAGCTTGTGAAGCTGATCGAGATTTTGAACCCCCAGAACAAGCCAGGGAGGATCACTGTGATCACAAGAATGGGGGCCGAGAACATGAGGGTAAAGCTGCCACATTTGATCCGGGCTGTCCGCCAAGCTGGGCAGATTGTCACTTGGGTCAGCGATCCGATGCACGGGAACACCATCAAGGCTCCATGCGGCCTCAAAACTCGGCCCTTCGATTCGATTCTG GCCGAGGTGCGGGCATTTTTCGATGTCCACGAGCAAGAAGGGAGCCATCCAGGAGGTGTGCACCTGGAGATGACCGGGCAAAATGTGACGGAATGCCTTGGAGGATCAAGAACCGTGACATTCGATGACCTGAGCTCGCGCTACCACACCCACTGCGACCCAAGGCTCAATGCCTCCCAATCTCTTGAACTGGCCTTCATCATCGCCGAGCGactcaggaggaggaggattgcATCAGGGCCCCTCAACCAGCACAGTCGCCCAGGATCCTTGCCCTCCATGGGGCTCTGA